In Marinobacterium sp. LSUCC0821, the DNA window AGTTACGCTGTTTGGTATGGATGAGAAGAGGTTTTCTCTCATCCACGCTACCATGCCTACCGTTTTAACTGGCGCTGGACGTGCTGGAATCGGAGTAAAATCTTTCATCTTAATCTCCTATCGTGAAACCAGAGCGACCGCATTGTTAAAGCGGTTCATGAGGAATGAAATCACCATGTTGACTACGAAGTAGACAATGATGGTCATGAATATAGTCTCAATCGCTTGGCCTGTCTGGTTAAGAGCGGTACCAACGAATACGTTGAACAGATCTGGGTAACCAATGGCAGCGGCGAGTGTCGAGTTCTTCACAAGCGATTGATATTCAGAGTTGAGTAGCGGAACAATGACACGCATCGCTTGTGGAACAATAATCAGCGACATGATCTTGTTTTCACGAAGACCGAGACTGCGCGCAGCTTCTGTTTGACCGTGAGGAATAGCCTGCACGCCGGCACGAACCGCTTCTGCAATGAATGCACCTGTGTAGACTGAAAGTGCCAAGGCAAGCGCCATCAATTCAGGAATGACCGTTACACCGCCAAAGTAGTTAAAGCCTTTAAGTGCTGGATATTCGACTGTAAATGGAAAGCCAGTGAGCGCTGCAGCTATAAGAGGTAGGCCGACGATCAGTCCAAGACTCGCTTTAAGAACGGGGAACTGCTGACCTGTTTCATCCTGACGACGTTTTGCCCAACGACGCAAAACAAATATGCCTGCGATCGCTGCCGCTAGCGCTGTCCATACGATCCAAGCGATGTCATTGCCGATTAGTTTAGGGAAGTAAAGGCCACGAACGTTAAGGAAAACTGCTTCGCCAAGACTTAGGCTCTGTCTTGCACCTGGTAGACTTGCAAGGACCGCAAAGTACCAAAAGAACACCTGAAGTAGCAGTGGAATGTTTCGAAAAATCTCGACATATACCAGCGCTATTTTGCGAACCACCCAGTTGTGTGAGAAGTGTGCAACACCAAACACAAACCCCAAAATGGTTGCGAACACGATGCCTATTGCAGATACCAGAAGTGTATTTAGGAAACCGACAACGAATATTCGGCCATAGGTATCTGTTGATTCAAATGGAATCAATGACATCAATACGTCGTAACCCGCCGCAGAACTTAAGAAGCTGAAACCGGTTTTGATACCGATAGCTTCCATATTGCCAAGCGTGTTACCAATAATATTCCCAAAGAAGTAGAGCAGTCCTAGTACCAATAGTATTTGGTAAAAAATTGCTCGTACCTGAGGGTTGTTGTAGAAGGCGCCTGAGGCTCCGCCCTTACGAGATTTTCGCGCGGCAGATTTCAGCTCTTCTAACGTTTTCTCTTTAAACATTAAAAAGACCCAGGTTAAAAGAAATTATGCAGAAAGGGGCACCTGCAGTGCCCCTTTGAATCATCAAATAATGATTAACGCATTGCTGGAGCGTACATGATGCCGCCAGCATTCCATAGAGCGTTGATACCGCGGTCTAGGTTAAGTGGAGAACCTTTACCTACGTTACGCTCGAACGACTCAGAGTAGTTACCTACCTGCTTAACGATCTGGTAAGCCCAGTCAGCACCTAGACCTAGGTTTGCACCTAGCTCACCTTCAGCACCAAGAAGACGTTTGTTACCTGGGTTGCCGTTCGCTTTCATATCGTCAGCATTTGCAGAAGTTACGCCCTGCTCTTCAGCTTCGATCATTGCGTTTAGAGACCACTTAACAATGTTGAACCACTGGTCATCGCCCTGACGAACTACTGGGCCTAGTGGCTCTTTAGAGATCACTTCTGGAAGGATGATAGCATCACCTGGATTAGCTAGACCCACGCGAAGTGCAGCAAGCTGTGAACCGTCAGAAGTTAGGAAGTCACAACGACCTGATTCAAAGCCCATACGAGTCTGGTCAGAAGTATCGAAAGTAACCGCTTTGTAAGACATGTTGTTTACGCGGAAGAAGTCGGCAATTGCAAGCTCAGTAGAAGTACCTGCCTGGATACATGCGTTAGCACCATCAAGTTCTTTAGCAGATTTCA includes these proteins:
- a CDS encoding amino acid ABC transporter permease, whose translation is MFKEKTLEELKSAARKSRKGGASGAFYNNPQVRAIFYQILLVLGLLYFFGNIIGNTLGNMEAIGIKTGFSFLSSAAGYDVLMSLIPFESTDTYGRIFVVGFLNTLLVSAIGIVFATILGFVFGVAHFSHNWVVRKIALVYVEIFRNIPLLLQVFFWYFAVLASLPGARQSLSLGEAVFLNVRGLYFPKLIGNDIAWIVWTALAAAIAGIFVLRRWAKRRQDETGQQFPVLKASLGLIVGLPLIAAALTGFPFTVEYPALKGFNYFGGVTVIPELMALALALSVYTGAFIAEAVRAGVQAIPHGQTEAARSLGLRENKIMSLIIVPQAMRVIVPLLNSEYQSLVKNSTLAAAIGYPDLFNVFVGTALNQTGQAIETIFMTIIVYFVVNMVISFLMNRFNNAVALVSR
- a CDS encoding amino acid ABC transporter substrate-binding protein, which codes for MAKKTLLTASILAATVVAGAAQAGTLDDVKSRGELTCGVSTGLAGFSQKDEAGTWSGLDVDVCRAVAAAVLGDASKVQYKPLTAKERFTALASGEIDMLSRNTTWTHTRDTSLGINFAGTNYYDGAAFMVMKGLGVKSAKELDGANACIQAGTSTELAIADFFRVNNMSYKAVTFDTSDQTRMGFESGRCDFLTSDGSQLAALRVGLANPGDAIILPEVISKEPLGPVVRQGDDQWFNIVKWSLNAMIEAEEQGVTSANADDMKANGNPGNKRLLGAEGELGANLGLGADWAYQIVKQVGNYSESFERNVGKGSPLNLDRGINALWNAGGIMYAPAMR